The following coding sequences lie in one Catenulispora sp. EB89 genomic window:
- the ggt gene encoding gamma-glutamyltransferase, giving the protein MSAPRRTPRRRPAATVAALATALALTGTLTAARAAPAAGPGAAQPPRDPVATGYGGAVASVSPYATQAGLDVLKHGGNAVDAAVATAAALGVVEPYSAGIGGGGFFVYYNARTHKVSTIDGRESGPAAMNTNWFIDPNTGQPLSFTDAVNSGLSVGVPGTLKTWTTALNDWGTISLKKALQGGIDIASKGFVVDPTFNSFTAMNQARFSQIAPTAQLFLPNGAPPPVGSVFKNPDLANTYKLLAKDGPGLFYGGELGQEVANTSQHPPTIPNPTMNFRPGKLTAADIAGYSAPVQAPTHVNYKGLDVYSIAPPSSGGTTVGEALNILSNFDVNPGNQVQALHLYDEASKIAFADRNRWVGDANFNDVPTKQLTSKVYGKDRSCLISATSTLATPVAPGNPFAPAGGTQCPSTAPTGTSYTDTEGMSTTHLVTADKWGDVVSYTLTIEQTGGSAMTVPGRGFLLNNEMTDFDFTPLYPGVPDPNLPAAFKRPRSAMSPTIVLKDGRPFIAVGSPGGATIITTVLQILVNRLDLGMNLEQAIAAPRASQRNASSTQAEPAFLNLPEIPGLEALGETFTLAPPSGTPTPEIGAATGLEFLPNGAVEAAAEPARRGGGAAAVVHPVR; this is encoded by the coding sequence ATGTCCGCCCCGAGACGCACCCCGAGACGCAGACCCGCCGCGACCGTCGCCGCCCTGGCCACGGCGCTCGCCCTGACCGGCACCCTGACCGCGGCGCGCGCCGCCCCCGCCGCCGGCCCGGGCGCCGCCCAGCCGCCCCGCGACCCGGTGGCCACCGGCTACGGCGGCGCGGTGGCCAGCGTCAGCCCGTACGCCACGCAGGCCGGCCTGGACGTGCTCAAGCACGGCGGCAACGCCGTGGACGCGGCGGTGGCCACGGCGGCGGCGCTGGGCGTCGTGGAGCCGTACTCGGCCGGTATCGGCGGCGGCGGCTTCTTCGTGTACTACAACGCCCGCACGCACAAGGTCTCCACGATCGACGGCCGCGAGTCCGGTCCGGCGGCGATGAACACGAACTGGTTCATCGACCCGAACACCGGCCAGCCGCTGTCGTTCACCGACGCGGTCAACTCCGGCCTGTCGGTCGGCGTGCCGGGCACGTTGAAGACCTGGACGACGGCGCTGAACGACTGGGGCACCATATCGTTGAAGAAGGCGTTGCAGGGCGGCATCGACATCGCCTCCAAGGGCTTCGTCGTCGATCCGACGTTCAACTCCTTCACCGCGATGAACCAGGCCCGGTTCTCACAGATCGCGCCGACGGCGCAGCTGTTCCTGCCGAACGGCGCGCCGCCGCCGGTGGGCTCGGTGTTCAAGAACCCTGATTTGGCGAACACCTACAAGCTGCTGGCCAAGGACGGCCCCGGCCTGTTCTACGGCGGGGAGTTGGGCCAGGAGGTCGCGAACACCTCCCAGCACCCGCCGACGATCCCGAACCCGACCATGAACTTCCGGCCCGGCAAGCTCACCGCCGCCGACATCGCCGGCTACTCCGCCCCGGTGCAGGCGCCGACGCACGTGAACTACAAGGGCCTGGACGTCTACTCGATCGCGCCGCCGTCCTCCGGCGGGACCACGGTCGGGGAGGCTCTCAACATCCTGTCGAACTTCGACGTGAACCCCGGCAACCAGGTGCAGGCGCTGCACCTGTACGACGAGGCCTCGAAGATCGCCTTCGCGGACCGCAACCGCTGGGTCGGGGACGCGAACTTCAACGACGTGCCGACCAAGCAGCTGACCTCGAAGGTCTATGGCAAGGACCGGTCCTGCCTGATCAGCGCGACCAGCACGCTGGCCACGCCGGTGGCGCCCGGGAACCCGTTCGCGCCGGCCGGCGGGACGCAGTGCCCGTCCACCGCGCCGACCGGGACCTCGTACACCGACACCGAGGGCATGTCCACGACGCACCTGGTGACCGCGGACAAGTGGGGCGACGTCGTGTCCTACACCCTGACCATCGAGCAGACCGGCGGTTCGGCGATGACCGTGCCGGGCCGGGGCTTCCTGCTGAACAACGAGATGACGGACTTCGACTTCACGCCGCTGTACCCGGGCGTGCCGGACCCGAACCTGCCGGCGGCGTTCAAGCGGCCGCGCTCGGCGATGTCGCCGACGATCGTCCTGAAGGACGGCCGGCCGTTCATCGCGGTCGGCTCCCCGGGCGGGGCGACGATCATCACCACCGTGTTGCAGATCCTGGTCAACCGGCTGGACCTGGGCATGAACCTGGAGCAGGCGATCGCCGCGCCGCGTGCCTCGCAGCGCAATGCCTCCTCCACCCAGGCGGAGCCGGCGTTCCTGAACCTGCCGGAGATCCCCGGTCTGGAGGCGTTGGGCGAGACGTTCACGCTCGCGCCGCCCTCAGGGACGCCGACGCCGGAGATCGGGGCGGCGACCGGGCTGGAGTTCCTGCCGAACGGCGCGGTCGAGGCCGCGGCGGAGCCGGCTCGGCGTGGCGGCGGTGCCGCGGCGGTCGTGCACCCGGTGAGGTAG